Proteins co-encoded in one Vibrio sp. SNU_ST1 genomic window:
- a CDS encoding SgrR family transcriptional regulator — translation MGNLKRKLELYEKIFQAFGPGVSHCQVNQLATLLHVSERHVQTLLKAMTTQGWINWQASSGRSKKAQLTCLIEPIEACYQYAQTQADAGNIEQVFSTLSFNDRNAGAELQAFLSNTNLSAQNIAYIPFHRKLEALHPPRVLRRTERFLVMQICQRLTSVKHGKLSGDLAYHWQPNEDATQWHFQIRNGVRFHNGRTLEPQDIARNLNSLCQSKIWRRCYQHIDEVSVSAGNVVVVKLNQPDWHLPRLLSRVEASVFDPSSPTDRLIGSGAFSLDIFSSKMLRLSRNCAYSHSAPILNRVELWVYPEWAQSKACAQNQVCVKLPEKTTTVRGDDHSSQPDFGSTFFKIQNPALIKTDREFTVEDTSECQTLFEQLSKSGDHKTNVEYGHYLTTKDVALCSIIDENDTFTSWLSFFTRFPFEDLALPAEMLKKIEQGLASIRNQPNFELAMNALLALRHCLNDSGVMVELKHEAFNLEVSEKIHGAQVNGFGWCELDELWTNHL, via the coding sequence TTGGGCAACCTTAAGCGTAAGCTTGAACTGTATGAAAAGATATTTCAGGCTTTTGGGCCTGGAGTATCACACTGTCAGGTCAACCAACTGGCCACACTGCTGCACGTGAGTGAGCGTCACGTTCAAACCTTACTCAAAGCGATGACAACACAAGGTTGGATTAATTGGCAAGCTAGCTCAGGCCGTAGCAAGAAAGCACAACTCACGTGTCTGATTGAGCCCATTGAGGCGTGTTACCAATACGCGCAAACCCAAGCCGATGCGGGTAATATAGAACAGGTGTTTAGCACCTTAAGCTTCAACGACCGCAATGCTGGCGCTGAGTTGCAAGCCTTTCTAAGCAATACCAATCTGTCGGCGCAGAATATCGCGTACATCCCCTTTCACCGAAAACTCGAGGCTCTTCACCCTCCACGTGTACTTAGGCGCACCGAACGTTTCTTAGTGATGCAAATTTGCCAACGCTTAACCTCAGTTAAGCACGGCAAACTCAGCGGCGATCTGGCTTATCATTGGCAGCCAAATGAAGATGCGACACAGTGGCACTTTCAAATACGCAATGGCGTTCGCTTTCATAACGGTCGAACACTCGAACCTCAAGACATAGCGCGCAACCTTAACTCACTCTGCCAAAGCAAAATATGGCGTCGCTGTTATCAGCATATTGATGAGGTCTCTGTCTCCGCAGGTAATGTGGTTGTCGTAAAATTGAATCAACCTGATTGGCATTTACCGCGCTTACTTTCCAGAGTTGAAGCCTCCGTATTTGATCCCTCATCACCGACTGATAGGTTGATTGGTTCTGGCGCGTTCTCATTAGACATCTTCTCAAGCAAGATGTTGAGATTAAGCCGTAATTGCGCGTATTCACATAGCGCGCCCATTCTCAATCGAGTCGAGTTGTGGGTCTATCCAGAATGGGCACAGAGCAAAGCCTGCGCTCAAAATCAGGTGTGCGTGAAACTGCCCGAAAAGACGACCACCGTGCGGGGCGATGACCATTCTTCTCAACCGGATTTCGGCTCAACGTTTTTCAAAATTCAAAACCCAGCGTTGATCAAAACAGATCGTGAGTTCACCGTTGAAGACACCTCTGAATGCCAAACCCTTTTCGAGCAGTTGTCTAAGTCTGGCGACCACAAAACCAACGTGGAATATGGACACTACCTAACTACCAAAGACGTCGCGCTATGCAGCATTATTGATGAGAACGACACCTTCACTTCGTGGTTAAGCTTTTTCACTCGCTTCCCGTTTGAGGACTTAGCACTGCCAGCTGAGATGCTAAAGAAAATCGAACAAGGCTTAGCCTCAATAAGAAACCAGCCAAACTTTGAGTTAGCGATGAATGCACTATTGGCGCTTCGACATTGTTTGAATGACTCTGGGGTTATGGTTGAGCTCAAGCATGAGGCATTCAACTTAGAGGTTTCTGAAAAGATACACGGCGCACAAGTAAATGGTTTTGGTTGGTGTGAGCTCGATGAATTATGGACCAACCATTTGTGA
- a CDS encoding Gfo/Idh/MocA family protein produces the protein MSDTQRKIKWGIAGLGNIANRFATAVTEHCLRGELYAVAARDHSRAATFANKFGCHKAYGSYEKMAHDPSVEAVYIATVHPYHKPLAELFLKNNKHVLVEKPAFTNLGDWLEMKALANQNGVMLLEAMKTVVFPAYRELQSFLIDNNIQIDSIEASFGNHHDYEPDLFIFNPDLSGGATLDVGVYGLWFFYDLCRTLGVTPSKPQVKMSCLYEGANVDTDACFTFSGDMNGKISASTVQNLPRSAHLSGPDTKITIHEKWWNPAFIEIEHQGNKSTINYRVTGNGFEFEIDHFSELVLQGKTESDILNSEITSRVLDTMEKALINSGYPHLTRPSR, from the coding sequence ATGAGCGACACGCAACGTAAAATTAAATGGGGTATCGCAGGGCTAGGCAATATCGCCAATCGATTCGCAACAGCTGTCACAGAGCACTGCCTGCGTGGTGAGCTGTATGCCGTTGCCGCAAGAGATCACTCCCGCGCAGCGACGTTCGCCAACAAGTTTGGTTGCCACAAGGCTTACGGCTCTTATGAAAAAATGGCGCATGACCCAAGTGTTGAAGCGGTTTACATCGCTACGGTTCATCCTTACCACAAGCCTTTAGCCGAACTATTTCTAAAGAACAATAAGCACGTATTGGTCGAGAAGCCAGCTTTCACCAATCTTGGTGATTGGCTGGAGATGAAAGCTCTCGCAAATCAAAATGGTGTGATGTTGCTAGAAGCAATGAAAACAGTGGTGTTTCCCGCGTATCGTGAGCTCCAATCATTCTTGATCGACAACAACATTCAGATAGATTCCATCGAAGCCAGCTTTGGTAACCATCACGACTATGAGCCCGATTTGTTTATCTTCAATCCGGATTTGTCAGGCGGAGCAACGCTTGATGTTGGGGTCTATGGGCTTTGGTTCTTTTACGATCTGTGCAGAACACTGGGTGTGACCCCTTCAAAACCTCAGGTAAAGATGTCGTGTCTTTATGAGGGGGCGAATGTTGATACCGATGCATGCTTTACATTCTCTGGTGATATGAACGGAAAAATATCGGCATCAACGGTGCAGAACCTTCCCCGATCAGCACACTTGAGTGGGCCTGATACCAAGATCACCATTCACGAAAAATGGTGGAATCCGGCCTTTATTGAGATTGAACATCAAGGCAACAAGTCGACTATTAACTACCGAGTGACAGGGAATGGATTCGAGTTTGAAATCGACCATTTTTCAGAGTTAGTCCTTCAAGGAAAAACTGAATCGGATATCCTAAACTCAGAGATAACCTCTCGAGTTCTCGATACGATGGAAAAAGCACTGATTAACTCTGGCTATCCACATTTAACTCGACCTAGTCGTTAG
- a CDS encoding homocysteine S-methyltransferase family protein: MKTLTILDGGMGRELKEIGAPFSQPLWSAQALIEAPDFVSQAHQNFVDAGAEILITNSYACVPFHLGEELFEQRGFELAALSGELAKAVADNASHTVKVAGAIPPPFGSYRPDLFKVEEAAPIIQTLYDAQDPNIDLWIAETICSLQEFESIHAVLKLSDKPCYYAFSLEDTKGDSANIRSGESVTDAIKLACQSNATGIMFNCSVPEVMDQAIIDTKKVIGELGSDLEIGVYANNFAPISSEHEANDMLQEIRELDGQGYLVYAKRWHTLGANIIGGCCGIGPKHIQALADWKRSTQS, from the coding sequence ATGAAAACACTAACCATACTTGATGGTGGCATGGGCCGAGAACTCAAAGAAATCGGCGCGCCATTTTCTCAACCGCTTTGGAGTGCTCAAGCGCTGATTGAAGCACCCGACTTTGTTAGCCAAGCTCATCAAAACTTTGTCGATGCAGGTGCTGAAATCCTGATCACCAATAGCTACGCGTGTGTGCCTTTTCATTTGGGTGAAGAGCTGTTCGAGCAACGAGGTTTTGAGCTCGCAGCGCTATCTGGTGAGCTAGCTAAAGCAGTTGCTGACAATGCTTCTCACACCGTGAAAGTGGCGGGCGCGATTCCACCACCATTTGGCAGCTACCGACCAGACTTGTTTAAGGTTGAAGAGGCAGCGCCAATCATTCAAACGCTTTACGATGCCCAAGACCCGAACATCGACCTTTGGATAGCAGAAACCATCTGTAGCCTGCAAGAATTCGAATCCATTCATGCGGTTCTTAAGCTGTCAGATAAACCTTGTTACTACGCATTCAGTTTGGAAGACACCAAAGGCGACTCTGCCAATATTCGTTCTGGCGAAAGCGTAACAGACGCCATCAAACTTGCCTGCCAATCAAACGCGACAGGCATAATGTTTAACTGCTCAGTGCCTGAAGTGATGGATCAAGCCATTATCGATACTAAGAAAGTGATTGGTGAACTAGGTAGTGATTTAGAAATTGGTGTCTACGCCAACAACTTTGCACCTATCAGCAGCGAACATGAAGCTAATGACATGCTTCAAGAGATACGTGAACTGGATGGCCAAGGTTATTTAGTTTACGCAAAACGCTGGCACACGCTGGGAGCGAATATTATCGGTGGTTGTTGCGGTATTGGACCAAAACACATTCAAGCCCTAGCCGATTGGAAACGCTCCACACAGAGCTGA
- a CDS encoding integron integrase — MASQFMQEICEHMTMRGYSRRTIKAYCYWIKYYIHFHKMKHPEQMHATEVVSFLSHLANQQKVAINTQKVALNALAYLYNQFIKQPLGDLGFSYATRSRKIPSVLNHAESISVINAIDPKYQLFFRLLYGSGLRVSECLRLRVQDIDLKQGSITVHDGKGNKDRVTILSFSLTEAIQDKISQVAEQLAKDNLNGFGPSLPHRLGKKYPSAYRQLAWMYLFPSKSVTQHPESGIVCRHHLHDSVLRKTLKKATSFNKLRHKRVSCHTFRHSFATQLLKSGSDIRTVQELLGHSDVKTTQIYTHVIGQHFSGTISPLDGL, encoded by the coding sequence ATGGCGAGTCAATTCATGCAGGAAATTTGCGAACATATGACGATGCGGGGCTATAGTCGCAGGACAATCAAAGCCTACTGTTATTGGATTAAATACTACATTCATTTTCATAAAATGAAACACCCTGAACAGATGCATGCAACTGAAGTTGTTTCCTTTCTTTCTCATTTAGCTAATCAACAAAAAGTAGCCATCAATACTCAAAAGGTAGCGCTCAATGCCCTAGCCTATTTATACAATCAATTTATCAAACAGCCACTAGGAGATTTAGGGTTCAGCTATGCGACTCGGTCTCGAAAAATACCTAGCGTACTCAATCATGCCGAGTCTATTTCAGTGATCAATGCAATAGATCCTAAATATCAACTGTTTTTCCGCTTGTTATATGGTTCAGGTTTGAGAGTATCGGAATGCCTGAGACTTCGAGTGCAAGATATAGATCTAAAACAAGGTTCTATCACTGTCCACGATGGCAAAGGAAATAAAGATCGAGTAACAATTTTAAGCTTTTCACTCACTGAGGCTATTCAAGACAAAATTTCACAAGTTGCTGAGCAGCTTGCTAAAGATAACTTAAATGGGTTTGGGCCATCATTACCTCATCGATTAGGTAAAAAGTACCCTAGTGCCTATCGGCAGCTTGCTTGGATGTATCTATTCCCATCAAAATCCGTCACTCAACACCCAGAGTCGGGGATCGTATGCCGACACCACCTGCATGATTCGGTACTCCGAAAAACGCTGAAGAAAGCGACTAGCTTTAATAAATTGCGCCACAAGCGAGTTAGTTGTCATACTTTCAGGCACAGTTTTGCTACGCAACTTCTAAAGTCAGGATCCGATATCAGAACCGTTCAAGAGCTACTGGGGCACAGTGATGTTAAGACAACTCAAATATACACTCACGTTATTGGGCAACACTTTAGTGGCACGATCAGCCCGCTAGACGGCCTATAA
- a CDS encoding Rid family hydrolase, with protein MSRVLVPSTSPYASKLGFSRAVKVGNFISVGGTAPIDDNGNTVGVNDASAQARQCIKTIEIALKEAGATLNDVVRTRMLLTNIDNWKEVAEVRVFQRYSSCRYSHGGKQIY; from the coding sequence ATGAGCCGTGTTCTAGTTCCGAGTACAAGTCCCTATGCTTCTAAATTAGGTTTTTCTCGAGCAGTTAAAGTTGGTAATTTTATTTCTGTTGGAGGTACCGCCCCTATTGATGACAATGGAAATACAGTTGGTGTTAATGATGCTTCAGCTCAAGCAAGACAATGTATAAAAACTATTGAGATTGCGCTTAAAGAGGCCGGTGCCACACTCAATGATGTTGTTCGAACTCGTATGCTACTTACTAATATTGATAACTGGAAAGAGGTCGCTGAGGTGAGAGTATTTCAAAGATATTCTTCCTGTCGATACAGTCATGGAGGTAAGCAAATTTATTAA
- a CDS encoding Imm8 family immunity protein, whose protein sequence is MIPIIISFDCTDYDPIDSWVFHDPRRVDFWVNFVIGPDQKGGDSFQLNVLTTKMAQSKKPIANTIMLDSYSWNAVLLKVNEILKQCSGENWDVVSSKLSKHMAWEFEDYKVYKPI, encoded by the coding sequence ATGATACCTATCATTATCAGTTTTGATTGCACAGATTATGATCCAATAGATTCATGGGTATTTCATGACCCAAGGCGTGTTGATTTTTGGGTAAACTTTGTTATTGGTCCTGATCAAAAAGGCGGAGACAGTTTTCAGTTGAATGTTTTAACAACTAAAATGGCTCAGTCTAAAAAACCGATAGCTAATACCATTATGTTAGATAGTTACAGTTGGAATGCTGTTCTTCTAAAAGTTAACGAAATTCTTAAGCAGTGCAGTGGTGAAAACTGGGATGTGGTTAGCTCCAAATTATCTAAACATATGGCTTGGGAGTTTGAGGACTATAAAGTGTATAAACCGATATGA
- a CDS encoding DUF2971 domain-containing protein, whose translation MAYRDTLNIPEDKLDREIFRIMPIDRLLEIFTDNKLTLVKPKLWDDPFENMLLNGFAKTSEGELVDFVPMRESVYGQCWTLHSETDAMWRIYSHDKQGAKVKTTIRKLLEALQSKSGQYARIQCFIGEVQYAKTQKALVETLQNIDLFNTSGSGTPESLMHKRNEFNHEREVRLIYTGGGKLDIHQFSIDPHELFDEIVFDPRINDHLFDAYKTALEAKNFKKSIRKSVMYKPPKALMVNI comes from the coding sequence ATGGCATATAGAGATACGTTGAATATTCCCGAAGATAAGTTAGACCGGGAGATTTTTAGGATTATGCCCATTGACAGGCTATTAGAGATTTTTACAGATAATAAGTTAACTCTTGTTAAGCCAAAGCTATGGGATGACCCTTTTGAGAATATGCTGCTAAACGGTTTCGCTAAAACCAGTGAAGGTGAACTCGTAGATTTTGTGCCTATGAGGGAATCTGTTTATGGACAATGCTGGACTTTGCATAGTGAAACAGACGCAATGTGGAGAATATATTCCCATGATAAGCAAGGTGCAAAAGTTAAAACGACAATTCGTAAACTGTTAGAAGCATTGCAATCGAAAAGTGGTCAATACGCTCGTATTCAATGCTTTATTGGTGAAGTGCAGTACGCTAAAACTCAAAAAGCACTTGTTGAAACTCTTCAGAATATAGACCTTTTTAATACAAGTGGTTCTGGTACACCTGAATCATTAATGCACAAAAGGAATGAGTTTAACCATGAGCGAGAGGTTCGCTTAATCTATACTGGTGGAGGTAAGTTAGACATCCATCAATTTAGTATCGACCCGCATGAACTCTTTGATGAAATTGTATTCGATCCAAGGATAAATGATCACTTGTTTGATGCTTATAAAACAGCACTTGAAGCAAAAAATTTTAAAAAGTCCATTCGAAAGTCTGTAATGTATAAGCCTCCTAAAGCGCTGATGGTCAACATTTAA
- a CDS encoding Cthe_2314 family HEPN domain-containing protein has protein sequence MHEIETLVLLDEESPLMKNDGIRVEEGIVVSYSNDLERYIVSVGKALSSLSSSLDKALLTLSLLEYQHLEQITYGNDQEKSAYIELLIENSIIRVQSIYDRVLIFTNRLLDLGMSNESIGHNALVTNDHVKAYGLDTKLKAVNRLCNEYRNIRNTVIHHDRFSDEELDRLTMVLQAESLSQRIKGTGVIDPELLNQVTENYLTTKQEELVDYLSKIQGKVSELLTEAVKIYPHKKDQLRKQI, from the coding sequence GTGCACGAAATTGAAACTTTAGTCCTTTTGGATGAAGAAAGTCCGTTGATGAAAAACGATGGAATCAGAGTAGAAGAGGGAATCGTTGTTTCTTACTCTAATGATTTAGAGCGATATATTGTCTCTGTAGGAAAGGCGCTATCTTCTTTGTCCTCATCACTAGATAAGGCTTTACTTACCTTATCATTACTTGAATATCAGCACTTAGAGCAAATCACTTATGGCAACGATCAGGAAAAGAGTGCTTATATAGAGTTATTAATTGAAAATAGCATAATTCGTGTTCAGTCCATCTATGATCGTGTGCTAATTTTTACAAATCGCCTATTAGATTTGGGAATGAGTAATGAGTCTATTGGGCATAATGCCTTGGTCACGAATGACCATGTAAAAGCATATGGGCTAGACACAAAACTCAAAGCAGTTAATAGACTTTGTAATGAATATCGTAATATTAGAAATACTGTAATTCATCATGATCGTTTTAGTGATGAAGAACTAGACAGATTAACTATGGTTTTACAAGCTGAAAGCCTATCACAGCGAATTAAAGGGACTGGGGTTATTGACCCTGAGTTGCTCAATCAGGTTACAGAAAATTACCTAACCACTAAGCAAGAAGAACTGGTTGACTATTTATCTAAGATTCAAGGTAAAGTATCTGAATTATTAACTGAAGCCGTAAAGATTTACCCACATAAGAAAGATCAGCTGAGAAAACAAATATAA
- a CDS encoding IS110 family transposase, whose product MSDYSYFCGIDLAKNHFSLHAVDQNGKVLLHKSVTRSKLLTTIANMPLMRIGVEACGGAHYWARTLNKLGHDTRIMAVKYVVPYRTKGKNDLNDAVAICEAVQRPSTRFVPIKSPEQQAILSVHRIREHWVRERTALMNRMRALLSEFGLIIPVGRSSLMKQVPLMLEDVENELPHLARTVIADAYHHLGELNQRIADTEQVFDSFAKVSTNVQRVMKVRGIGPQTATAILASIGNGSQFDKSRDFSAWLGLVPKQYSTGGKPRLGRITKHGDKYLRTLLVHGARTVIANLGDKQDKLSQWCRGVLERRGMNRAIVALAAKNARIIWSLLHNQTEYENYAA is encoded by the coding sequence ATGTCTGATTATTCTTATTTCTGCGGTATCGACCTAGCTAAAAACCACTTTAGCCTTCATGCCGTAGACCAAAATGGTAAAGTCTTACTTCATAAGTCAGTAACCCGCTCTAAACTACTGACTACAATAGCAAATATGCCACTCATGCGTATAGGCGTTGAAGCGTGTGGTGGCGCACATTATTGGGCAAGAACACTCAATAAACTCGGTCACGACACCCGCATTATGGCTGTTAAATACGTGGTTCCTTATCGAACTAAAGGGAAGAACGACCTTAATGATGCAGTCGCTATCTGCGAAGCTGTTCAGCGTCCATCGACTCGCTTTGTGCCCATAAAATCCCCCGAGCAACAAGCCATCCTATCGGTACATAGAATAAGAGAGCATTGGGTTCGTGAACGCACCGCGCTTATGAATCGCATGCGTGCCCTGCTTTCTGAATTCGGATTAATCATTCCTGTTGGTCGCTCTTCATTGATGAAACAGGTTCCCTTAATGCTCGAAGACGTAGAAAATGAACTGCCACACCTCGCAAGAACGGTGATAGCCGATGCTTATCACCACCTTGGAGAATTGAATCAACGTATCGCCGATACTGAACAAGTCTTCGACTCTTTTGCTAAGGTCAGCACTAATGTTCAACGAGTGATGAAAGTTCGGGGCATTGGACCGCAAACCGCTACTGCGATACTTGCTTCGATAGGTAACGGCTCTCAATTTGATAAAAGCCGTGATTTCTCTGCTTGGCTAGGACTCGTACCAAAACAATATTCGACGGGAGGAAAGCCACGCTTAGGTCGGATAACCAAACATGGCGATAAATACTTACGAACACTATTAGTTCATGGCGCAAGGACCGTAATTGCCAACCTTGGCGACAAGCAAGATAAGTTAAGTCAGTGGTGCAGAGGCGTTCTGGAACGAAGAGGAATGAACCGAGCAATAGTGGCACTTGCCGCGAAGAACGCACGAATTATATGGTCGCTTTTACACAATCAAACAGAATACGAAAACTATGCTGCTTAA
- a CDS encoding SEFIR domain-containing protein, with the protein MTKKVFISYAHESEELSDSVLQFSNYLRSQGIDSEIDQYEESPPEGWPKWMMRQVQEADFVLVVCSRLFYERANDFSGSTQGGGVKWETNLILQQLYNLNTNNTKFIPIVFERASLDYIPLPLQPYTHYCVAEEQFKLKLKDRILGLSKSIRPALGESSTQTVQPEPLEPKERKSMFISTIIDLDLWNKAGWKAMSTIVDPAFQSPPVLGFVFGDNQVGNTIFHRLKKQFGYSDHKNEIRVSVIHGISKSRPQDYKVHFGSNWESMFEKLESAGLSPDESLIMSLSRIHEMNPKNDTSMAMFKSSFEYFKEFYITNTIMDKKNGLQPSNQNMIKMTNIQFRTKDEVLADEHDPDAVVFSTKK; encoded by the coding sequence ATGACCAAGAAAGTTTTTATTAGCTATGCCCATGAGTCTGAAGAGCTGTCTGACTCTGTTCTTCAATTCTCGAACTATCTTCGTAGCCAAGGAATTGACTCTGAAATTGACCAATACGAAGAGTCACCACCAGAGGGATGGCCAAAATGGATGATGAGGCAAGTTCAAGAAGCTGACTTTGTCCTAGTTGTCTGCTCTCGATTATTCTATGAACGCGCTAATGATTTCTCAGGCAGCACTCAGGGCGGTGGTGTGAAATGGGAAACTAACCTAATTTTACAGCAACTTTATAATCTAAATACCAATAACACAAAGTTTATACCAATCGTTTTTGAACGAGCATCATTAGACTATATTCCATTGCCACTTCAGCCATACACGCATTATTGTGTAGCGGAAGAACAGTTCAAGTTAAAGCTCAAAGATCGAATTCTTGGTTTGTCAAAGTCAATTCGTCCAGCTCTCGGTGAGTCTTCTACTCAGACAGTCCAGCCTGAGCCATTAGAGCCGAAAGAGCGTAAATCTATGTTCATCAGTACGATCATTGATTTAGATTTATGGAATAAAGCTGGCTGGAAAGCAATGTCGACGATTGTTGATCCTGCGTTTCAATCTCCACCTGTACTTGGGTTTGTATTTGGTGATAATCAGGTTGGCAATACTATTTTTCATCGCCTCAAAAAACAGTTTGGCTACTCAGATCATAAAAATGAAATACGAGTTAGTGTTATTCATGGTATTTCAAAATCTAGACCTCAGGATTATAAAGTTCATTTTGGCTCAAACTGGGAGTCTATGTTTGAAAAGCTTGAGTCAGCGGGTTTAAGCCCTGATGAATCATTGATTATGTCATTAAGCCGCATTCATGAAATGAATCCAAAAAACGATACTAGTATGGCAATGTTCAAGAGTTCGTTTGAATATTTCAAAGAGTTTTATATTACAAATACCATAATGGATAAGAAAAATGGTCTGCAGCCTTCAAACCAAAATATGATCAAAATGACAAATATCCAATTCCGCACGAAAGATGAAGTATTGGCTGACGAGCATGACCCTGATGCAGTCGTGTTTAGTACAAAGAAATAA
- a CDS encoding GNAT family N-acetyltransferase translates to MQGYRISTDKKHLDFEVIYEFISGSYWASGIPKHTLEKAISNSFCFGVYDSHDSQVGFARLITDKATFAYLADVFIVENHRGKGLSKWLVENIVSHPDLQGLRRVVLATRDAHGLYAQYGFQPIENPEILMQIWHPDVYCKSEE, encoded by the coding sequence GTGCAAGGATACAGAATCAGCACAGATAAAAAACACCTCGACTTTGAGGTGATTTATGAATTTATTTCAGGAAGTTACTGGGCGTCTGGAATACCAAAGCACACCTTAGAAAAAGCCATTTCAAATTCCTTTTGCTTTGGTGTCTATGACAGTCATGATTCTCAAGTAGGCTTTGCTCGCCTGATAACAGATAAAGCGACGTTTGCTTACCTTGCTGATGTCTTCATAGTAGAAAATCACCGAGGCAAAGGTTTGAGTAAGTGGCTTGTTGAAAACATAGTGTCTCATCCGGATCTTCAAGGTTTAAGGCGTGTCGTATTAGCAACAAGAGATGCGCATGGTTTGTACGCACAATACGGTTTCCAACCTATTGAAAATCCAGAGATACTGATGCAAATCTGGCATCCAGATGTTTACTGTAAGTCAGAGGAATAA
- a CDS encoding lipoate--protein ligase → MKLTNKLVRYPHIDVDRAFQKEAELLQQIQAGEIGQALMLWQAKTPTLVLPAGKKWPVTVESRKQLAAQGWQLTSRKTGGAPVPQLPGIINLSHIYHWPRDEAYNIQKAYRHLCDVLTLFFKELGIGVDVHATPGSYCDGDYNLNINKQKVVGTAQRVLLKQGGGQIVLSQACILLDVDLENIVAPVNFYNQICDNPTVVDAQVHTPLYAHLKTLPNVDSLFQQLSQAFIKYA, encoded by the coding sequence TTGAAGTTAACGAATAAACTCGTACGTTACCCGCACATTGATGTTGATCGTGCGTTTCAAAAAGAAGCTGAATTATTACAGCAAATACAGGCGGGTGAGATTGGACAAGCCTTAATGCTTTGGCAAGCAAAAACGCCAACACTCGTTTTGCCTGCGGGTAAAAAGTGGCCAGTGACGGTAGAGTCTAGAAAGCAACTTGCGGCACAAGGCTGGCAACTCACCTCGCGAAAAACCGGTGGCGCTCCTGTTCCCCAACTGCCGGGGATCATTAACCTGTCGCACATTTACCATTGGCCTCGTGATGAAGCCTACAACATCCAAAAAGCCTATCGACATTTATGCGACGTCTTAACCCTGTTTTTTAAAGAGCTAGGTATCGGTGTGGATGTACACGCAACCCCCGGCTCTTATTGTGATGGCGACTACAACCTCAATATCAATAAACAAAAAGTAGTGGGTACTGCTCAGCGCGTATTGCTTAAACAAGGGGGCGGCCAAATCGTACTTTCGCAAGCTTGTATCTTGTTAGACGTCGACTTAGAGAACATCGTTGCGCCCGTAAATTTTTATAATCAAATTTGCGATAACCCAACCGTGGTGGATGCGCAGGTTCATACTCCGCTGTACGCTCATCTGAAAACCCTACCCAACGTAGACTCGCTCTTTCAGCAGTTAAGCCAAGCTTTCATCAAGTATGCGTAA
- a CDS encoding YopT-type cysteine protease domain-containing protein — protein sequence MPISKQILIEAVNRYKIEFAKLSHKTQGKTRNLAQHSFIWALKDGDYQALGDGICAGLAIKWIEYDIKNMDFIESLDKHRMEIYTVLGSKDKTTFGQEIVKSHLMQKDLQKALTGTCTLTGKVKNFQYPYKSLSKALTKNHYYYVSSGSHATAIKSNGTTVDFYDPNVGEIKELLPHHLPSYFKAAKEASRLAQGKSIKGYSSTVYSDLKMVQLSPN from the coding sequence ATGCCAATATCTAAACAAATTCTAATCGAAGCAGTAAATAGATATAAAATAGAATTTGCAAAGCTATCACACAAAACTCAAGGTAAAACTAGGAATTTAGCTCAACACTCATTTATATGGGCGCTAAAAGATGGTGATTACCAAGCTTTAGGGGATGGTATTTGTGCAGGTTTAGCTATTAAATGGATAGAATATGATATTAAAAATATGGATTTTATTGAGAGCCTAGATAAGCATCGTATGGAGATTTATACTGTACTAGGTTCAAAAGACAAGACAACATTTGGCCAAGAGATCGTTAAATCACATTTGATGCAAAAGGATTTACAAAAAGCACTAACAGGCACTTGCACACTTACGGGAAAGGTAAAAAACTTCCAATACCCGTATAAGTCACTCAGTAAAGCTCTAACGAAAAATCATTATTATTATGTATCAAGTGGAAGTCATGCGACTGCCATTAAATCAAATGGTACAACGGTCGACTTTTACGATCCTAATGTTGGAGAAATCAAAGAACTACTCCCTCATCATCTACCGTCTTATTTCAAAGCTGCAAAAGAAGCAAGTAGACTCGCACAAGGGAAAAGTATAAAAGGCTACTCTTCCACCGTATATTCAGACCTAAAGATGGTTCAATTAAGTCCAAATTAA